From one Catenuloplanes nepalensis genomic stretch:
- a CDS encoding MFS transporter yields MSFVSGAGWRDVHLAAGARGVSVAGDLMAATTLALMLQSAGAGGFAVSGLMLAGVLPLVVLAPLTGRLVDRTDSRTLLVGVGLAQAAVCAALSFVTAPLLVVALVALIACGLALTQPTLAALLPAMVSREDLPRAMALSQTATSIGGLAAPVLAGVLVGQFGARVPLLLDAAAFLALAAAGLLIRTRRGRTGGNAATAVPGQPRFRYWRDPLLGAITVAIAGVVLGVGAINVVAIFYLRETLHASTTTYGLIEALWGVGLLAGTWVAVRLVRRMRDDGTLVYGTLCMLAATCLAIAAMAIFPAVLWVAPLYLIGGFFNGGLNVQQNVLVARRTPAESHGRAFAILVGWIQGANLTGYALAGFMLEVLDPRTLVFALGAAGVTVCALVAVPIVRAIHRERATARPALAAA; encoded by the coding sequence GATCTGATGGCGGCGACGACGTTGGCGCTGATGTTGCAGTCCGCGGGGGCGGGCGGGTTCGCGGTGTCCGGGCTGATGCTGGCGGGGGTGTTGCCGCTGGTGGTGCTGGCGCCGCTGACCGGGCGGCTCGTCGACCGGACGGACAGCCGGACGCTGCTGGTGGGCGTCGGGCTGGCGCAGGCGGCGGTCTGCGCGGCGCTGTCCTTCGTCACGGCGCCGCTGCTGGTCGTCGCGTTGGTGGCGCTGATCGCCTGCGGCCTGGCGCTCACCCAGCCGACGCTGGCGGCGCTGCTGCCGGCCATGGTGAGCCGCGAGGACCTGCCGCGGGCGATGGCGCTCAGCCAGACCGCGACCTCGATCGGCGGCCTGGCCGCGCCGGTGCTGGCCGGCGTGCTGGTCGGGCAGTTCGGCGCGCGGGTGCCGCTGCTGCTGGACGCCGCGGCCTTCCTCGCGCTGGCCGCGGCCGGGCTGCTGATCCGCACGCGGCGCGGGCGAACCGGGGGGAACGCGGCGACGGCGGTGCCGGGGCAGCCCCGGTTCCGCTACTGGCGTGACCCGCTGCTCGGCGCGATCACGGTCGCGATCGCGGGCGTGGTGCTCGGCGTCGGCGCGATCAACGTGGTGGCCATCTTCTACCTGCGGGAGACGCTGCACGCCTCCACCACGACGTACGGGCTGATCGAGGCGCTCTGGGGAGTGGGCCTGCTGGCCGGCACCTGGGTGGCGGTGCGGCTGGTGCGCCGGATGCGGGACGACGGCACGCTGGTCTACGGCACGCTGTGCATGCTCGCGGCCACCTGCCTCGCCATCGCGGCGATGGCGATCTTCCCGGCCGTTCTCTGGGTGGCGCCGCTCTACCTGATCGGCGGCTTCTTCAACGGCGGGCTGAACGTGCAGCAGAACGTGCTGGTCGCGCGCCGAACCCCGGCCGAGTCGCACGGTCGCGCGTTCGCGATCCTGGTCGGCTGGATCCAGGGCGCGAACCTCACCGGGTACGCGCTGGCCGGCTTCATGCTCGAGGTCCTCGACCCGCGCACGCTGGTGTTCGCGCTCGGCGCGGCCGGCGTGACCGTCTGTGCGCTGGTCGCGGTGCCGATCGTGCGCGCGATCCACCGGGAGCGCGCCACGGCCCGGCCGGCCTTGGCCGCGGCCTGA